One region of Duncaniella freteri genomic DNA includes:
- a CDS encoding RagB/SusD family nutrient uptake outer membrane protein, producing MNKTLLYTLLASLLVMLSSCDDYLDIQPVGKVIPTTAEDFRALMTEAYSYVPSDRGLASFRSDEVLLEPSMSEYDLESYFDIWAWKDNGANENTSTFSWRSFYHVLFIANYVIESEASIIGGTGPEIRQMVGEAYMLRAYMHFILANLHAPAYTKCDPAVTKAVPLKLNSDVETLLSRSMLGDIYESVTSDLDTAESYLNVDSWETGYNYRFNKISVDALRSRVYLYMGKWEESLAASAKVLAVNDNLEDITVRLPNEYNSVENIVALEQVMVNNYKRTLKVNSDFLSLYDGQDLRLEAYYEPTESGTRIVKGGSNTYSCSLRVGEIYLNAAESAWNCKRYDDAADYLLKLQSARYTAEAYPDKEAYVKRLSPEALLVEIYDERARELAFEGHRWFDLRRTTQPRMERKFRDDVYVLEQGDSRYTIPIPTAAIQANPLLTQ from the coding sequence ATGAACAAGACATTATTATATACTCTCCTTGCATCGCTCCTAGTGATGCTGAGTTCATGTGACGATTATCTTGACATCCAGCCTGTAGGCAAGGTCATACCTACTACAGCCGAAGATTTTCGCGCGCTTATGACCGAAGCCTACTCCTATGTGCCCTCTGACCGTGGTCTCGCATCGTTCCGTAGCGATGAGGTGCTGCTTGAGCCTTCGATGTCCGAATACGATCTGGAGTCATATTTCGACATCTGGGCCTGGAAAGATAACGGAGCGAACGAAAACACCTCGACATTTTCTTGGCGTAGCTTCTATCACGTGTTGTTCATAGCCAACTATGTGATAGAGTCAGAGGCATCCATTATAGGCGGCACCGGACCGGAGATACGTCAGATGGTGGGTGAGGCATATATGTTGCGTGCCTATATGCACTTTATTCTTGCCAATCTCCATGCTCCCGCCTACACCAAGTGTGACCCGGCTGTCACCAAGGCTGTGCCTCTCAAACTCAACAGCGATGTGGAGACTTTGCTTAGCCGTTCCATGCTTGGCGATATATACGAATCAGTCACATCCGACCTTGATACAGCGGAGTCTTATCTCAATGTAGACTCTTGGGAGACAGGTTATAATTATCGCTTCAATAAGATCAGTGTCGATGCTCTTCGTTCGCGTGTATACCTATATATGGGTAAATGGGAAGAGAGTCTCGCGGCATCCGCAAAAGTGCTTGCTGTGAATGACAATCTGGAGGATATCACTGTACGTTTGCCCAACGAGTATAATTCAGTGGAGAATATCGTTGCTCTTGAGCAGGTTATGGTCAATAACTATAAACGCACACTTAAGGTGAACAGTGACTTCTTAAGCCTGTATGATGGTCAGGATCTGCGCCTTGAGGCATATTATGAACCTACAGAATCAGGAACACGTATAGTAAAAGGTGGCAGCAACACGTATTCATGCTCGTTGCGAGTGGGTGAGATATATCTCAATGCCGCCGAGAGCGCATGGAATTGTAAGCGTTATGACGATGCCGCCGATTATCTGCTGAAACTTCAGTCAGCCCGCTATACGGCTGAGGCTTATCCTGATAAGGAGGCTTATGTGAAACGTCTTTCACCTGAAGCTTTGCTTGTGGAGATATATGATGAGAGAGCGAGGGAGCTTGCTTTCGAAGGTCACAGGTGGTTTGACCTGCGACGCACTACTCAGCCACGCATGGAACGTAAGTTCCGTGATGACGTATATGTGCTTGAGCAGGGCGACAGCCGTTACACCATACCTATCCCCACTGCTGCCATACAGGCGAATCCACTCCTTACTCAGTGA
- a CDS encoding UDP-2,3-diacylglucosamine diphosphatase gives MRDLTYFLSDLHLGAGYIPDHRAHERRVVDFLRSIEPRAKRIYLLGDILDYWWEYRDVVPRGFVRFFGELARLADSGVEITWFKGNHDIWIFDYLPSEIGLEVHDGIMVRDIDGARFLLEHGDGVGRLPWSFRRLRGLFRCRVAQRLFAAIHPRWTVGFAHAWSSHSRKTGGYVPRQGVEESLVEYAEEYNREAVRTGAGKIDYFIFGHLHTLFEQQVSGGATVVVLGDWISRFSYAVWDGKSLKTEKYTG, from the coding sequence ATGCGTGACCTTACCTATTTTCTCAGTGATCTGCATCTTGGTGCCGGATATATTCCTGACCATCGCGCCCATGAGCGGAGGGTAGTGGATTTTCTGCGCAGCATTGAGCCGCGGGCCAAGCGGATATATCTGCTTGGCGACATTCTTGACTACTGGTGGGAGTACCGTGATGTGGTGCCAAGGGGGTTTGTGAGATTCTTCGGAGAGCTTGCACGTCTGGCTGATTCAGGAGTTGAGATCACATGGTTCAAGGGTAATCATGACATATGGATTTTTGACTATCTTCCGTCCGAGATAGGGCTGGAGGTCCATGATGGCATTATGGTCAGGGATATTGACGGCGCAAGGTTCCTGTTGGAGCACGGCGACGGAGTGGGGCGGCTTCCTTGGTCATTCCGACGTCTGCGAGGTTTGTTCCGATGCCGTGTGGCGCAACGTCTCTTCGCTGCCATTCATCCTCGCTGGACAGTTGGGTTTGCTCATGCGTGGTCGTCACACAGTAGAAAGACCGGAGGGTACGTTCCACGTCAAGGTGTGGAGGAGAGCCTGGTGGAGTATGCTGAAGAGTACAATAGGGAGGCTGTAAGGACTGGTGCCGGGAAGATTGACTATTTCATTTTCGGGCATCTTCACACACTATTCGAGCAACAGGTTTCCGGTGGAGCAACAGTGGTGGTTTTGGGCGATTGGATTTCCAGATTCTCATATGCGGTATGGGACGGAAAGTCGCTGAAAACTGAAAAATATACCGGATAA
- a CDS encoding metal-sulfur cluster assembly factor — MTPEEKLVIEEKIVTMLKTVFDPEIPVDIYNLGLIYAIELDDDGNLHIDMTLTAPNCPAADFLVDDARIKLESIDGVKSVDIRIVFEPEWTKDMMTEEAKLDLGFL; from the coding sequence ATGACCCCTGAAGAGAAACTTGTTATTGAAGAGAAGATTGTCACCATGCTCAAGACCGTCTTTGATCCGGAGATACCGGTCGACATATACAATCTTGGGCTGATATATGCCATTGAGCTTGACGATGACGGCAATCTGCATATTGATATGACTCTTACCGCACCGAACTGTCCTGCGGCAGATTTTCTTGTGGATGATGCACGTATCAAGCTTGAGAGCATCGATGGTGTAAAAAGCGTGGATATACGCATAGTCTTTGAGCCTGAATGGACCAAGGACATGATGACCGAGGAGGCGAAGCTCGATCTCGGATTCCTTTAG
- a CDS encoding SusC/RagA family TonB-linked outer membrane protein: MKKSLIFNLAALILMVMTSAFTAYAGDRTITGIVLSSDDSEPLIGASVMVSQTQLKEAGSSLKTLGVVTDIDGKFTLTIPEGVKSIECRYVGYNPRTIELVPGLDDYKLQLDRASEVLGDVVVTGYQNIEKRKLTASITKVELDDSKLGSVMTVDQALAGQVAGLSAITTSGSPGAPMKIRIRGTSSLNGTQDPLWVIDGIPVNGTEVPSLEELKDIDNLYQSSIAGLNPADIESITVLKDAAATAIYGTRAANGVIVVTTKKGHSGAPEISFSTRLTYSPRPDIDRLNLLSSNEKVDLELSLLGTDYTYREDKGAVSRILNAAGMMSVFKADGWNALPSDVQNQINALRGINTDWNDILFRDTFNQEYNLSLSGGNDRATYYTSLGFQEENGNVTGVDMNRLSLTLKTNYNVTRRFKVGASLFVNHRQNNSYITDSDGFSNPVYYSRRANPYQQPFDENGDYVYDTDIQGRGYGVQKFNIFEERANTSRKQDNTGITALLDASLRFTDYLKAYTQVGFQLDNSETQSYASDETYVMRKEFYNTEIYKDGEYVSFLPDGGRHIQNKSTNKQLTWKAQLEYSDRFADNHELEVMLGTELRKTWYDYFSSTAYGYDPKTLMNKPVMFPDESWAKRYPLHSESYIENAYASFFATGSYTLKSRYTLGASIRFDGSDLYGVAKKYRFLPLYSFSGLWRVSDEPWMRESTFVNNLALRASYGIQGNIDKNTSSFVIGNFNNTSILPGVTEDVIVLGSAPNRRLRWEKTYTTNAGFDLSIIDNAISLTGDYYHRKGNDLIALKMLPLETGFMSYMVNWASMRNQGFELGLATRNIATRNFRWTTNFNIAYNENTVLQETVPANQTTPGREGYPVNSIFAYKTAGFDEDGYPLFLNKQGEAVTLQEFFKLNEYGGSTLTPEEQRDLYTYIGSGDPLWTGGFINNFSYRNFDLTVNFAFNLGMYTRVQPSYSSTQFDRGMNANRDILDRWTADNSGSKLPALIPDAWNTFHRLSEYMYLDDFQPDAMLDIWVKKTNYFRMQSLRLAYNIPPRYLSPLRMSVLTLAFEARNLWVFGSSYKNSLDPETMGNPFAQPIPKTYTFSLNVKF; encoded by the coding sequence ATGAAAAAAAGCTTAATATTTAACCTTGCAGCCCTGATACTCATGGTGATGACTTCGGCTTTCACGGCATATGCCGGAGATCGCACCATCACGGGCATAGTGCTTTCGTCGGATGATTCCGAACCGCTTATCGGAGCTTCGGTCATGGTGTCGCAGACACAGCTCAAAGAGGCGGGCAGTTCACTCAAGACTCTCGGAGTCGTGACCGACATAGATGGAAAGTTCACTCTTACCATTCCCGAGGGTGTGAAATCCATAGAGTGTCGGTACGTAGGTTACAATCCTCGTACCATCGAACTCGTACCAGGCCTTGATGATTATAAACTCCAGCTCGACCGCGCATCGGAAGTGCTCGGAGACGTCGTAGTGACAGGTTACCAGAACATCGAGAAGCGCAAGCTTACAGCATCTATTACGAAGGTGGAGCTTGACGACAGCAAACTCGGTTCGGTGATGACTGTCGACCAGGCTCTTGCCGGACAGGTGGCCGGACTATCGGCAATCACCACAAGCGGTAGCCCGGGTGCGCCGATGAAGATACGTATACGCGGTACATCTTCGCTCAACGGTACACAGGACCCTCTTTGGGTTATTGACGGTATCCCTGTCAACGGTACAGAAGTACCTTCGTTGGAGGAGCTTAAGGATATTGACAACCTGTACCAGTCATCAATCGCCGGACTTAATCCTGCCGACATAGAGAGCATAACAGTGCTCAAGGATGCTGCGGCGACAGCTATCTATGGAACGCGAGCTGCTAACGGTGTCATCGTTGTTACAACAAAGAAAGGTCATTCCGGAGCTCCTGAGATAAGTTTCTCGACACGACTCACCTACTCGCCGCGCCCCGACATAGACCGCCTCAATCTGCTCAGTTCAAACGAAAAGGTCGATCTTGAGCTTTCACTGCTCGGAACTGACTACACTTACCGTGAAGATAAAGGTGCGGTGTCACGTATACTCAATGCTGCCGGCATGATGTCGGTGTTCAAGGCTGACGGATGGAACGCCTTGCCTTCCGATGTGCAGAACCAGATCAATGCCCTCCGCGGAATCAATACCGACTGGAATGATATACTGTTTCGTGACACATTCAATCAGGAGTATAACCTCAGCCTTTCAGGAGGAAACGACCGCGCCACTTACTATACCTCGCTCGGATTTCAGGAAGAGAACGGAAATGTGACCGGTGTGGATATGAACCGTCTGAGCCTCACGCTCAAGACCAACTACAATGTGACACGCCGCTTCAAGGTGGGAGCGTCGCTTTTTGTCAACCACCGCCAGAATAATTCATATATCACTGACAGCGATGGTTTCTCCAATCCTGTGTACTACTCGCGTCGTGCAAACCCCTATCAGCAGCCATTCGACGAGAACGGTGATTACGTGTATGATACTGACATACAGGGAAGAGGCTACGGAGTCCAGAAATTCAACATCTTTGAGGAGCGTGCCAACACAAGCCGCAAGCAGGACAACACAGGCATAACAGCATTGCTCGATGCAAGTCTCCGCTTCACGGACTATCTGAAAGCTTACACTCAGGTGGGCTTCCAGCTCGACAACTCCGAGACTCAGAGCTATGCTTCGGATGAGACCTATGTGATGCGTAAGGAATTCTATAACACCGAGATATATAAGGACGGAGAGTATGTATCATTCCTTCCTGACGGTGGTCGGCACATACAGAACAAATCTACCAACAAGCAGCTCACATGGAAGGCGCAGCTTGAATACAGTGACAGGTTTGCCGACAATCACGAACTTGAGGTGATGCTCGGCACAGAGCTGCGCAAGACGTGGTATGACTACTTCTCCAGCACCGCCTACGGATATGATCCCAAGACACTTATGAACAAGCCGGTGATGTTCCCTGACGAAAGCTGGGCGAAGCGTTATCCACTTCATTCCGAGAGCTATATTGAGAATGCGTATGCTTCATTCTTTGCCACAGGCTCTTATACTTTAAAAAGCCGTTACACACTCGGTGCAAGCATCAGGTTTGACGGTAGCGATCTTTACGGTGTTGCAAAGAAATATCGTTTCCTTCCGTTGTACTCATTCAGCGGATTGTGGCGCGTGAGCGATGAGCCATGGATGCGCGAATCGACTTTTGTCAACAATCTTGCGCTCCGAGCCTCCTACGGTATACAGGGCAACATTGACAAGAACACATCATCATTCGTGATAGGCAACTTCAACAACACATCGATACTTCCGGGTGTTACCGAGGATGTGATAGTGCTCGGGTCGGCTCCTAACCGCCGTCTGCGCTGGGAAAAGACATATACCACCAATGCCGGATTTGATTTATCGATAATCGACAACGCGATATCTCTGACCGGAGACTACTATCATCGTAAAGGCAATGACCTGATCGCTCTTAAGATGCTTCCTCTTGAGACCGGATTCATGTCCTATATGGTCAACTGGGCAAGTATGCGCAACCAGGGTTTTGAACTGGGGCTTGCCACTCGCAACATAGCCACACGCAATTTCCGCTGGACCACCAATTTTAATATTGCCTACAACGAGAACACTGTGCTTCAGGAGACTGTGCCTGCCAACCAGACCACACCTGGCCGTGAGGGTTATCCGGTGAATTCCATATTCGCATATAAAACAGCTGGATTTGACGAGGACGGCTACCCGCTTTTCCTCAATAAGCAGGGTGAGGCTGTGACACTTCAGGAATTCTTCAAGCTCAATGAGTACGGAGGCTCCACTCTTACACCCGAAGAGCAGCGTGACCTTTATACCTACATAGGGTCGGGTGATCCGTTATGGACAGGTGGCTTCATCAATAATTTCTCTTACAGGAATTTTGATCTCACAGTCAATTTTGCATTCAACCTCGGCATGTACACTCGTGTGCAGCCGTCATACAGCTCTACCCAGTTTGACCGTGGCATGAATGCGAACCGTGATATTCTTGACAGATGGACCGCCGACAACTCCGGCTCTAAACTTCCCGCACTCATTCCCGATGCCTGGAATACTTTCCACCGATTGAGTGAGTATATGTATCTCGATGACTTCCAGCCTGATGCTATGCTTGATATATGGGTGAAGAAAACCAATTACTTCCGTATGCAGAGCCTGCGTCTTGCCTACAACATTCCGCCCAGATATCTTAGCCCTCTGCGCATGAGTGTTCTTACCCTCGCTTTTGAGGCAAGAAACCTTTGGGTATTCGGTTCGAGCTATAAAAATTCTCTCGATCCCGAGACTATGGGCAATCCATTCGCCCAGCCCATCCCGAAGACTTATACTTTCAGCCTTAATGTAAAATTCTAA
- a CDS encoding zinc-dependent metalloprotease yields the protein MRLKQILLGATLVGFMTAVPFEVMGSTVSDNARSFLFFGKKKNKKASAGAESKSEPVKSSYDKILTDTATVTKGMFNVIHNGDSYYFEIPRALMGRDMLIVNKLVRVPRELNDAGVNRGINTSNQMVRFELDGKGKRVMVRQSRPRPVVDPNDAIARSVNDNYIDPLIASFPIEAHNSDSTSVVIKVNDFYNGNKPTFGDVFGDINIGTPAVSDLSRIVNIKAFENNVYALSELTTRVVEPGGAVNITVEVGSSLVLLPEKPMTGRYASSRIGYFTEELLKYSDDQQRVGKANFITRWRLEPRPEDMSDYMAGRLVEPVKPIVFYIDRSTPAKWRPYIRTGILDWQKAFEMAGFKNAIQVRDFAEGEEGDEDDINYSVLTYAASAKSNAMGPSITDPRSGEILEADIIWWHNVLDIVHDWIIVQTGAVDPRARQHKLPDELMGDAMRFVACHEVGHSLGLRHNMIASNSIPVDSLRSEKFTSMIGGTAASIMDYARFNYVAQPGDGVKTLTPNLGPYDMLAIEYGYRWYPAGNPDVDQVHLEQLLSNYDHPFYRYSEAQDSRDAVDPRALTEDLGDNNIESSRYGLANLKRVVPEIIKWTTTGEPGQNYDDASNLYGSVLGQWNRYMYHVMANVGGIYIDNTTVGSGSHTYTFVEKDRQREAVRFLVEEAFTYPEWLFDADVTNYTYVVQNTPVGRREQAPSYLLSNYQSYLLWDLLSNDRLVRMLENEAKQGKKAFTAVEMTDMLHKGIFKPTIQGRNPNVRERAIQKNYIDALIIAACERQGVKDGVALRHEEHNDLFATMPGHNVDLCCHRHAAGEQTTGSRTLNFYGSQANRISDAISVKRGELMRVRTLLKSRRNSADTASRYHYDDLLMRINTALGLPLE from the coding sequence ATGAGACTAAAGCAAATCCTATTAGGAGCTACATTGGTTGGGTTTATGACGGCTGTCCCCTTCGAGGTGATGGGTTCGACCGTTTCGGACAACGCAAGAAGCTTTCTTTTCTTCGGTAAAAAGAAAAACAAGAAGGCATCTGCCGGCGCGGAATCCAAATCGGAGCCGGTCAAAAGTTCTTATGACAAGATACTTACTGACACTGCTACCGTTACAAAAGGGATGTTCAATGTGATCCACAACGGTGACAGCTATTATTTCGAGATACCTCGCGCTCTTATGGGGCGGGATATGCTCATCGTCAACAAACTTGTGCGTGTGCCTCGCGAGCTTAATGATGCAGGTGTGAATCGTGGCATCAACACCAGCAATCAGATGGTCCGGTTTGAACTTGACGGAAAGGGAAAGAGAGTGATGGTGCGCCAGTCGCGTCCACGCCCTGTTGTCGATCCCAATGATGCGATTGCTCGTTCAGTGAATGACAATTATATAGATCCGCTCATTGCCTCATTTCCCATCGAAGCACATAATTCCGATTCCACTTCTGTAGTTATCAAAGTGAATGATTTCTACAACGGCAACAAGCCGACATTTGGCGATGTGTTCGGTGACATCAACATCGGCACACCTGCTGTGAGCGATCTGTCAAGGATCGTCAATATAAAGGCTTTCGAGAACAATGTATATGCACTATCCGAGCTGACTACCCGAGTGGTGGAGCCTGGAGGGGCTGTAAATATCACTGTTGAGGTGGGATCTTCTCTTGTACTTCTTCCTGAGAAGCCAATGACAGGACGATATGCAAGCTCACGCATAGGGTATTTCACTGAGGAGCTGCTCAAATACTCTGACGATCAGCAGAGGGTTGGAAAAGCCAATTTCATAACCCGCTGGAGGCTTGAGCCACGTCCGGAGGATATGTCCGACTACATGGCCGGACGGCTCGTGGAGCCTGTAAAGCCCATTGTATTCTATATCGACAGATCGACGCCAGCCAAATGGCGTCCGTATATACGCACCGGAATCCTGGACTGGCAGAAAGCTTTCGAGATGGCTGGTTTCAAGAATGCCATTCAGGTCAGAGACTTTGCCGAAGGTGAAGAGGGCGACGAGGATGATATCAACTACTCGGTGCTCACTTATGCGGCATCGGCAAAATCCAATGCCATGGGTCCGTCTATCACCGATCCACGCTCAGGCGAGATCCTGGAGGCTGATATAATATGGTGGCATAATGTGCTTGATATTGTGCACGACTGGATCATAGTACAGACTGGTGCGGTCGATCCTCGCGCTCGTCAGCATAAACTTCCTGACGAGCTTATGGGAGATGCCATGCGTTTTGTGGCCTGCCATGAGGTGGGACATTCGCTGGGTCTGCGTCATAATATGATTGCATCCAATTCCATACCTGTCGATTCGTTGCGCTCCGAGAAGTTCACTTCCATGATCGGCGGTACTGCCGCTTCTATTATGGACTATGCCCGCTTCAATTATGTGGCACAGCCCGGCGATGGAGTCAAGACCCTGACCCCTAATCTCGGTCCGTATGATATGCTCGCCATCGAGTATGGCTACCGTTGGTATCCGGCAGGCAACCCTGATGTCGACCAGGTGCATCTGGAGCAGTTGCTGTCCAACTATGACCATCCTTTCTACCGCTACAGTGAGGCTCAGGACTCTCGTGACGCTGTTGACCCGCGTGCGCTTACCGAGGATCTGGGTGACAACAATATCGAGTCGTCTCGTTATGGGCTTGCCAATCTCAAACGTGTGGTGCCCGAGATAATCAAATGGACCACTACAGGTGAGCCCGGGCAGAACTATGACGATGCATCCAATCTCTACGGATCGGTGCTCGGACAATGGAACCGTTACATGTATCATGTCATGGCTAATGTGGGTGGTATCTATATTGACAACACCACAGTGGGCAGTGGCAGTCACACATATACATTCGTGGAGAAGGACCGCCAGCGCGAAGCTGTGAGATTCCTTGTCGAAGAGGCTTTCACCTATCCCGAATGGCTGTTTGACGCTGACGTGACTAATTATACATATGTGGTGCAGAACACCCCTGTGGGACGTCGTGAACAGGCTCCTTCCTATCTGCTTTCCAATTACCAGAGCTATCTGCTTTGGGACCTCCTGAGCAACGACCGCCTGGTGCGCATGCTTGAGAATGAGGCAAAGCAGGGCAAAAAGGCTTTCACTGCAGTAGAAATGACCGACATGCTTCACAAAGGAATCTTCAAGCCTACAATTCAGGGCCGTAACCCAAATGTGAGAGAACGTGCCATACAGAAAAACTATATTGATGCCTTGATCATAGCGGCATGTGAGCGTCAGGGAGTCAAGGATGGAGTGGCACTAAGGCATGAAGAGCATAATGACCTCTTTGCGACCATGCCCGGTCACAATGTGGATCTGTGTTGCCATAGGCATGCCGCCGGAGAGCAGACCACAGGATCACGTACGCTCAATTTCTACGGTTCGCAGGCTAATCGAATCTCGGACGCGATATCCGTGAAGCGCGGGGAGCTTATGCGCGTGCGCACACTCCTTAAAAGCCGCCGCAACAGTGCCGATACCGCATCACGCTACCATTACGATGACCTGCTGATGCGAATCAACACAGCTCTCGGGCTCCCTTTGGAATAA
- a CDS encoding glycoside hydrolase family 97 protein: MIREILLAATLSISCAVPVYGAEVVTSPDGDIRLSFDLEKGNPFYSVDFKGKQVIAPSRMGLELYSENGRNTFSSQGEKAAADALKLCSGFELANTTRDSLSETWTPVWGEEAEILNKYNSMIVRLKQPQFDRVMNIEFRVFDDGIAFRYEFPAQPHLNYFVIKEEMSQFAMTGDHWAYWIPGDYDTQEYNYTKSRLSEIRGLFPSKVNPDNASTTVFSPTGVQTSLQLKTDDGIYLNIHEAACINYPTMHLNLNDTTMTFTSWLTPDNQGRKGYMQTPCATPWRTVIITDDARDILASRIAYNLNEPSKIEDTSWIKPVKYIGVWWEMITGKSSWNYTDDVFSVKLGETDYSKTKPNGRHGANNEKVRRYIDFAAEHGFDQVLVEGWNEGWEDWFGQSKDYVFDFVTPYPDFDFKALNDYAHSKGVKLMMHHETSGSVRNYERHLDKAYKLMADNGYNSVKSGYVGNIIPRGEYHYSQWLNNHYLYAIQKAADNRIMVNAHEASRPTGVARTYPNWIGNESARGTEYQAMGGNDKWHTSILPFTRLQGGPMDYTPGIFEFDLSKFTPGNNSKIASTIPGQLALYVTMYSPLQMAADLPEHYEQHLDAFQFIKDVPLEWERSVYLEAEPMEYVTIARKDKNSDEWYVGSTAGTADRKSTISLSFLEPGRKYDATIYAEAPDANTVDGQQRYKITHKTVTSKSKLTLNALAGGGYAISIKPLK, from the coding sequence ATGATTAGAGAAATTCTACTTGCAGCTACACTTTCCATTTCTTGTGCGGTGCCGGTGTATGGTGCCGAGGTCGTCACATCGCCCGACGGTGACATTCGTCTGTCTTTCGATCTTGAAAAGGGAAATCCTTTTTATTCTGTGGACTTCAAGGGTAAACAGGTTATAGCTCCATCGCGTATGGGATTGGAGCTTTACAGCGAGAACGGACGTAACACCTTCAGCAGCCAGGGTGAAAAGGCTGCTGCCGATGCGCTTAAGCTATGTTCGGGATTTGAACTTGCCAATACCACTCGTGATTCTCTTTCGGAGACCTGGACCCCGGTGTGGGGTGAGGAGGCTGAAATCCTCAACAAGTATAATAGTATGATTGTACGGCTGAAACAGCCGCAGTTTGACCGTGTTATGAACATCGAATTCCGTGTATTCGATGATGGCATAGCTTTCCGTTATGAGTTTCCGGCTCAGCCTCATCTCAATTATTTCGTGATAAAGGAGGAGATGAGCCAGTTTGCAATGACAGGTGACCATTGGGCATATTGGATTCCGGGCGACTACGACACTCAGGAATATAATTACACCAAATCGCGCCTGAGCGAGATACGCGGTCTGTTCCCTTCTAAGGTTAACCCCGACAATGCCTCGACCACCGTATTCTCTCCTACCGGAGTGCAGACCTCTCTTCAGCTCAAGACCGACGACGGCATATACCTCAATATACATGAGGCGGCATGCATCAATTATCCCACGATGCATCTCAACCTCAACGATACTACCATGACGTTCACTTCATGGCTTACTCCTGACAATCAGGGACGTAAAGGGTATATGCAGACCCCTTGCGCTACACCATGGCGCACAGTGATAATCACCGACGATGCCCGCGACATACTTGCATCACGCATAGCCTACAATCTTAACGAGCCATCGAAGATTGAGGATACCTCATGGATCAAGCCTGTGAAATATATCGGCGTATGGTGGGAGATGATAACAGGAAAGAGCTCATGGAACTATACTGACGATGTGTTCTCCGTCAAACTCGGCGAGACCGATTATTCAAAGACAAAGCCGAACGGTCGTCACGGAGCCAACAACGAGAAGGTGAGACGATACATTGATTTTGCTGCCGAGCATGGCTTTGACCAGGTGCTTGTGGAAGGATGGAACGAAGGTTGGGAAGACTGGTTCGGTCAGTCCAAGGACTATGTGTTTGATTTCGTGACCCCTTATCCTGATTTTGATTTCAAGGCACTTAACGATTATGCCCATTCCAAGGGGGTTAAACTAATGATGCACCATGAGACATCCGGATCGGTACGCAACTATGAGCGTCATCTCGACAAGGCTTACAAGCTCATGGCCGACAATGGATACAACTCGGTAAAGAGCGGTTATGTCGGTAATATCATTCCTCGCGGAGAGTATCATTACTCTCAGTGGCTCAACAACCATTATCTTTATGCCATACAGAAAGCTGCTGACAATAGGATAATGGTCAATGCTCATGAAGCATCTCGTCCTACAGGAGTCGCACGCACGTATCCCAACTGGATAGGTAATGAAAGTGCCCGCGGCACCGAGTATCAGGCTATGGGCGGAAATGATAAATGGCACACATCGATTCTTCCGTTCACTCGTCTGCAGGGAGGTCCTATGGATTATACACCTGGCATATTTGAGTTTGATCTGTCCAAGTTCACCCCAGGAAACAACAGCAAGATTGCTTCAACCATTCCTGGTCAGCTCGCTCTGTATGTCACCATGTATTCGCCTCTACAGATGGCAGCCGATCTTCCGGAGCATTACGAGCAGCATCTCGATGCATTCCAGTTCATAAAGGATGTGCCGCTGGAATGGGAACGTTCAGTGTATCTTGAAGCAGAACCTATGGAGTATGTAACTATAGCCCGAAAGGATAAGAATTCCGATGAATGGTATGTTGGCTCCACAGCCGGAACAGCCGACCGCAAGAGCACGATTTCACTCTCTTTCCTTGAACCGGGAAGAAAATATGATGCTACTATCTATGCGGAGGCTCCTGACGCAAATACTGTGGATGGTCAGCAGCGTTACAAAATAACCCATAAGACTGTCACCTCCAAGAGCAAACTTACCCTCAATGCACTTGCTGGTGGAGGATATGCCATTTCAATTAAACCGCTAAAATGA